The stretch of DNA CGATCCTCTTCTTCGTCTCCGGGTCGTTTCTCCCGAACCTGGAGAGAACGCTGTCGAGGTATTCTATAAGCTCGTCGGCATCGCAGCCGTCTTTTGCCTCCCCTTCGACCTCGACCTTCAGGTTCTCGTAGTTCTCAAGATTTACCGTAATTCCGATTGATAGCTTCCTTTTTTCGCTCATGTATATTCCTGCACTGAATTATTCGTTTTCAGGTTATCGATGATCTGTATTATTGCGTCCCGGAACAAAAGAGTATTCAGGTTCTGCCGGGCGGCTATTTCTGCGGCAGATGATGAAAGTTACCCCCACTGACCGCCCGGAATGATGAAGCAGGGATCTGATGCCGCTTTGTAAGTTCAGCGATTTACTCTTTTTTCTCCGCCTGCCCTAAAAGGAGCTTCATGAACATATCCCCTTCGATAAGACCGAAACCGCCGTTTTCAGCCGCTTCTTTTTCGGAATAGCAGGTCGTTCTGTCCCGTCCCCTGCCGACGATGATGAACGGAACCGGATTGGATGTATGCGTCTTGAGCCTGATTGGAGTAGGGTGATCCGGCAGAATTCCGATGGCCGCATCCGTACTCTCGAGGATCATCCCTACCGCTTCGTCAAGACGCTCGATCGCCTTAACCTTCTCTTCGATGCTGCCCATATGCCCGGCCTCGTCAGGCGCCTCGACATGCATGTAGATGAAGTCGAGCCTCTTCAGACCTTCGAGTGCATATTTCGCCTTCGCCATATAGTCTGTATCGAGAAATCCGGTCGCACCGGGTACGGTTATAATCTCCATTCCTGCAAGCGTCGCTATGCCGTTCAGGAGGTCCACAGCCGAGATCATTCCGCCCGAAACCCCGTACTTCTCCTTAAATGGCTCCATCGACGGTTTTTTGCCGCCACTCCACGGCCATATTCCCGTTGCCGGCTTTTCACCGCGGGCTATCCGCTCGCGGTTTACAGGGTGGTCTTTGAAGACTTCGGCGGCAATATTCATCGCTTCGAGCAAAATCTCCCTGTCGGGTCCTTTTGGTACATGCGGATCGATCTCCTGCCCGACGATGTCATGGGGTGGTGCCGATTCCGACCCTTTTCCGCCCTGAAGGATGAGAAGATTCCTGTAACTGACACCGGGGTACACTCTTATGCCCTCAGGGAGGGCTTTGTTTAAGGATTCGATAAGCCTGGGGCCGTCGTCTCCAGTTATGTGCCCTGCGGAGAAATCAGCCATTACCCCGTCTTCGATAGTCACCAGGTTGCAGCGGTAGGCAATCGCGTCCTCGCCGAAATCTATGCCCATGCTCACCGCTTCGAGCGGTCCCCGTCCTGTGTAGCATTCACGCGGGTCGTACCCGAGGACGGAGAGGTTTGCGACATCGCTTCCCGGAACCATTCCGTCGGGAACCGTTTTCAGCATCCCGCAGGCACCGTTTGAAGCCGCCCAGTCCATGTACGGTGTATTCGCGTATTCTATCGGTGTCTTTCCGCCGAGTTCCTCCAGCGGCTCGTCGGCCATTCCGTCGCCGAGAATTACAATTGCCTTCATATGTATTTTATTTCCTTCAGCAGTGCCTTTACGGCGAGTCGTACGGATTCGACCGAGCCTGTTTCAGGCTTCCATCCCAGGGTCTTCAGCTTGTCCACCCCGAGCTGCATCTTCGGGACGTCGCCTACCCAGCCCCGGTCGCCGCCTGTGTAGGTGAACCTCACGCCGGAAAGATCCATCTCTTCGACCACGATCTCCGCCAGTGCTGTTACGTCGATCCAGTCTTCCGATCCGATATTGAAGAAGTTGAACGCCTCATCCGAATTTTCGATGGCGAAGAGGACCGCTTCGATGCATGCACCCACAGATAGATATGATTTGATCTGCTTTCCGTCGCCGAGGATCTCGAGCTCTTCCGGGTTGTCGATCAGCTTGTGGACGAAGTCCCATATAACACCATGTCCACTTCTTTCGCCGATGATGTTTGCGAACCTGAACACCCATGACTTCATTCCGTATGTATGGGCGTAGCCGGCGATCATCGCCTCGCATGCAAGCTTTGATGCCCCGTATATCGAGATTGGTATCATCGGGCTGTAATTTTCCGGCGTGGGAATGACTCCGGCTTCGCCGTACACGGTCGAGGTCGAGGTGAAGACGAACTCCTTTGCCCCGTGCACCCGCATTGCATCGAGAACTCTCTCGGTTGCGAGAACGTTGTTGTCGAAGACCCGGGCAGGCGAGATCGCACTTGCCCTGACATCAGGGTCCGCGGCGAGATGGAAGACCCTTCCGGCGCCAGAGATCCTCTCCTGCCACCCGTCGTCGAGCAGGTCGGCCTGTAGAAATTCGGCCTTTCCGCTCTCTATAAGGGGCATAATATTTGTAGTCGCCCCGGCGCTCAGGTTATCGATTACAAGCACCCTGTCGCCTTTTTTCACGAGGGCGTCGACGATGTGGGACCCTATAAAACCGGCCCCTCCTGTGACTACTGAAAACATCCGATAATTAATTACGCAGGTTGAATGGTTTTAGTTTTGGGTTGAAGAACGAATGAGTAATTATATTGCCCTATCTGAAAAAAAATTATCAGATGCATTCCGGTCCGCTTCCTTACGTTTTTTTCACCGGGATCGTTTCATCTTCTTTCAGTTTTGTTCTGAGTTTATTGGAGGTTTTTAATGGATTTGACAGCTAACAAAAAAGAGACCGGGAAGAACGTCCTTATGGGTCTCCAGATGATCTTCGTCGCATTTGGATCCCTTGTTCTCGTCCCGCTTCTGACCGGTCTCGATCCAAGTGTCGCACTGTTTACGGCAGGTGTCGGCACCCTGATCTTTCAGGTAGTAACAAAATGGAAGGTCCCCATCTTTCTTGCGTCCTCGTTCGCATTTATTCCGGCGATTACATACGGGATTGCGGCGTGGGGCCTTCCGTCCACCCTCTGCGGTCTTGCCGCAGCCGGTCTTTTCTACGTTGTTTTAAGCATTGCAATCAGGTATTTCGGTGTAGGGATCATCCACAGGGTCTTCCCTCCTATTGTAGTCGGTCCCGTGATTGCGATCATCGGTCTCTCCCTTGCGCCTACCGCGGTCAGCATGGCTCTCGGGCAGTCCGGCGACGTCCAGGTTATACCGGTTGAAACAGCACTGATAATCGCCGGGATCTCCCTTGCGGCAACACTGGCTGTTTTTCTCTTTGCAAAAGGCATCCTGAAGCTTATACCGGTTCTTGTCGGTATCGTTGTCGGATATATCGTCTCTTTGGTGCTGGGCGTAGTGGATATGAGCTCGTTCTTCGAGTCCTCGATAATTGCGGTGCCTCATTTCGTGCTCCCCGAGTGGAACCTTGCAGCGATCCTCTTTATCGTTCCGGTGGCAATCGCACCCGCAATCGAGCATTTTGGTGACATACTCACGATCGGTTCGGTCACAGGGAAGGACTATCTCGCCGATCCCGGTATTCACAGGACGATGCTCGGCGACGGTATAGCAACGTTCTTCGCGTCATTCGTCGGCGGTCCGCCCAACACGACATATTCCGAGGTCACCGGAGCGGTGGC from Methanolacinia petrolearia DSM 11571 encodes:
- a CDS encoding cofactor-independent phosphoglycerate mutase yields the protein MKAIVILGDGMADEPLEELGGKTPIEYANTPYMDWAASNGACGMLKTVPDGMVPGSDVANLSVLGYDPRECYTGRGPLEAVSMGIDFGEDAIAYRCNLVTIEDGVMADFSAGHITGDDGPRLIESLNKALPEGIRVYPGVSYRNLLILQGGKGSESAPPHDIVGQEIDPHVPKGPDREILLEAMNIAAEVFKDHPVNRERIARGEKPATGIWPWSGGKKPSMEPFKEKYGVSGGMISAVDLLNGIATLAGMEIITVPGATGFLDTDYMAKAKYALEGLKRLDFIYMHVEAPDEAGHMGSIEEKVKAIERLDEAVGMILESTDAAIGILPDHPTPIRLKTHTSNPVPFIIVGRGRDRTTCYSEKEAAENGGFGLIEGDMFMKLLLGQAEKKE
- a CDS encoding NAD-dependent epimerase/dehydratase family protein, with the translated sequence MFSVVTGGAGFIGSHIVDALVKKGDRVLVIDNLSAGATTNIMPLIESGKAEFLQADLLDDGWQERISGAGRVFHLAADPDVRASAISPARVFDNNVLATERVLDAMRVHGAKEFVFTSTSTVYGEAGVIPTPENYSPMIPISIYGASKLACEAMIAGYAHTYGMKSWVFRFANIIGERSGHGVIWDFVHKLIDNPEELEILGDGKQIKSYLSVGACIEAVLFAIENSDEAFNFFNIGSEDWIDVTALAEIVVEEMDLSGVRFTYTGGDRGWVGDVPKMQLGVDKLKTLGWKPETGSVESVRLAVKALLKEIKYI
- a CDS encoding uracil-xanthine permease family protein, with product MDLTANKKETGKNVLMGLQMIFVAFGSLVLVPLLTGLDPSVALFTAGVGTLIFQVVTKWKVPIFLASSFAFIPAITYGIAAWGLPSTLCGLAAAGLFYVVLSIAIRYFGVGIIHRVFPPIVVGPVIAIIGLSLAPTAVSMALGQSGDVQVIPVETALIIAGISLAATLAVFLFAKGILKLIPVLVGIVVGYIVSLVLGVVDMSSFFESSIIAVPHFVLPEWNLAAILFIVPVAIAPAIEHFGDILTIGSVTGKDYLADPGIHRTMLGDGIATFFASFVGGPPNTTYSEVTGAVALTKAFNPVIMTFAAIFAIIFAFVGKIGGFLQTIPNPVMGGVMILLFGLIASLGINQLILNKVNLSSAKNIVIVSLILVAGLGGLFIPIGDFQLAGIGLAAVIGVVLNLIIPGEKEEEHVVGDKGVDF